The Akkermansia muciniphila genome contains a region encoding:
- the aspS gene encoding aspartate--tRNA ligase — MNSYRTHTCSELRAANIGKPTTLIGWVDSVRDHGGVIFIDLRDRTGITQVVFHPEVNQDVARASQQLRSEDMIQISGSVAARLKTDTVDTTNTDLPTGEIEVSADTLNVINKAEVLPFQLDRALSNEDLRLKYRFLDLRRPAMIRNMQIRHRVTKTTRDYLDEHGFLEIETPILSKSTPEGARDFLVPSRLAPGKFYALPQAPQQYKQLLMVAGMERYFQIARCFRDEDLRADRQLEFTQVDIEASFITPEDIYNLVEGLLKRVYKEALDVDIPTPFPRMTWREAMDQYGSDKPERRFGMKLTDVSSIFENSGFKVFSSAVKNGGVVKAINAKGFGSASVGQIDALTKTAVEAGAKGLAYIKVREEDWRSPISKFLSDEEKQKLTEALNIETGDLVLFAAGPWEPSCDILGRVRLQCADFMELLKDNTERDFLWVIEFPLLGRDEEEQRWVAIHHPFTRPVKEDEEKLLKGELSADLRAQAYDVVLNGTELGGGSIRIHERDLQSAMFKALGITEEQAREQFGHILDAFSFGAPPHGGLALGLDRLVMMICNAESIREVIAFPKNNRGADLMSDSPAAAEERQLRDIHIQVKLPAKK; from the coding sequence ATGAACTCATACCGCACTCATACCTGCAGCGAATTGCGCGCTGCGAACATTGGCAAGCCGACCACCCTCATCGGCTGGGTAGACTCCGTCCGTGACCACGGCGGCGTCATATTTATCGACTTGCGCGACCGTACGGGCATCACCCAGGTAGTCTTTCACCCGGAAGTCAACCAGGACGTGGCCAGGGCCTCCCAGCAGCTCCGCTCCGAGGACATGATCCAGATTTCCGGCTCCGTAGCGGCCCGTCTGAAAACGGACACGGTGGACACCACGAATACGGACCTGCCCACCGGGGAAATTGAAGTCTCCGCAGACACTCTGAACGTCATCAACAAGGCGGAAGTGCTCCCCTTCCAGCTGGACCGGGCCCTCTCCAATGAAGACCTGCGGCTCAAATACCGCTTTCTGGACCTGCGGCGCCCCGCCATGATCCGCAACATGCAGATCCGCCACCGCGTGACCAAAACCACGCGCGATTATCTGGATGAACACGGCTTCCTGGAAATTGAAACGCCCATCCTCTCCAAATCCACCCCGGAAGGCGCGCGCGACTTCCTAGTCCCTTCCCGCCTGGCACCGGGCAAATTCTACGCCCTGCCCCAGGCTCCGCAGCAGTACAAGCAACTGCTCATGGTAGCAGGCATGGAACGCTACTTCCAGATCGCCCGCTGCTTCCGTGACGAAGACCTGCGCGCGGACCGCCAGCTGGAATTCACCCAGGTGGACATTGAAGCCTCCTTCATCACGCCGGAAGACATCTACAACCTGGTGGAAGGCCTGCTCAAACGCGTGTACAAGGAAGCCCTGGACGTGGACATCCCCACCCCCTTCCCCCGCATGACGTGGAGGGAAGCCATGGACCAGTATGGTTCCGACAAGCCGGAACGCCGCTTCGGCATGAAGCTGACGGACGTCTCCTCCATCTTTGAAAACAGCGGCTTCAAGGTATTCTCCTCCGCCGTGAAAAATGGCGGCGTGGTCAAGGCCATTAACGCCAAGGGCTTCGGCTCCGCCTCCGTCGGCCAGATTGACGCCCTCACGAAAACCGCCGTGGAAGCCGGAGCCAAGGGCCTGGCCTACATCAAGGTGCGGGAAGAGGACTGGAGAAGCCCCATCTCCAAATTCCTTTCCGATGAAGAAAAGCAAAAGCTCACGGAAGCCCTGAACATTGAAACGGGAGACCTTGTTCTCTTTGCGGCCGGCCCGTGGGAACCCTCCTGCGACATCCTGGGCCGCGTGCGCCTGCAATGCGCCGACTTCATGGAGCTGCTCAAGGACAACACGGAACGCGACTTCCTGTGGGTCATTGAATTCCCCCTGCTGGGCCGGGATGAGGAAGAACAGCGCTGGGTGGCCATCCACCACCCCTTCACCCGCCCCGTCAAGGAAGACGAGGAAAAACTGCTCAAGGGAGAACTCTCCGCAGACCTGCGCGCCCAGGCGTACGACGTGGTGCTTAACGGCACGGAACTGGGCGGCGGCTCCATCCGGATTCATGAACGCGACTTGCAGTCCGCCATGTTCAAGGCCCTGGGCATCACGGAAGAACAGGCCCGCGAACAATTCGGCCATATCCTGGACGCGTTCAGCTTTGGCGCTCCGCCCCACGGCGGCCTTGCCCTGGGCCTGGACCGCCTGGTCATGATGATCTGCAATGCGGAATCCATCCGTGAAGTCATCGCGTTCCCGAAAAACAACCGTGGAGCGGACCTGATGAGCGACTCCCCCGCCGCGGCGGAAGAACGCCAGCTGCGCGACATTCACATCCAGGTAAAGCTGCCCGCTAAAAAATAA
- the hisS gene encoding histidine--tRNA ligase, with the protein MPDARFQPLPGFRDFAPADCAVRNYLFNAWKRVAHRYGFLEWEGPTVEATELYLKKSGGELPTQLFRFTDQGGRDITIRPELTASLGRIAAAYQREYTKPLKWFEIGSCFRYEKPQKGRLREFYQFNADILGEGSVWADSELIALAIDCMRELGFTQNDFIVRVSDREAWIRFAAEHGVQEQDIPAFLGIVDKFERDRPEECQRKLDAFNISRGDLVAFIENPPAGASERYDLLLKDLEARGLDGYVKLDLSVVRGLAYYTGLVFEIFDTKRSLRAVAGGGRYDTLVGALSNNAVGMPATGFAMGDAVITHLIDQTPHAKALKDAALAAAGCDVFLVQASENRRAEVLSIASALRDQGYSVDLPLTLTKVNGQLQKAAKSGARAALIVGDDFPSLELRDLGARASSSVAMDDLFDALASMTGRD; encoded by the coding sequence ATGCCAGACGCTCGCTTTCAACCACTTCCCGGATTCCGTGACTTTGCCCCGGCGGACTGCGCCGTGCGCAACTACCTCTTTAACGCATGGAAGAGGGTGGCGCACCGCTATGGATTCCTGGAATGGGAAGGCCCCACTGTAGAAGCCACGGAGCTCTATCTTAAAAAGAGCGGAGGCGAACTGCCCACCCAGCTTTTCCGCTTTACGGACCAGGGCGGCCGGGATATTACCATCCGCCCGGAACTTACCGCCTCCCTGGGCCGCATTGCCGCCGCCTACCAGCGGGAATACACCAAGCCGCTCAAGTGGTTTGAAATAGGCTCCTGCTTCCGTTATGAAAAACCCCAGAAAGGACGCCTGCGTGAATTCTACCAGTTCAACGCGGATATTCTGGGGGAAGGTTCCGTCTGGGCGGACTCCGAACTGATTGCCCTGGCCATCGACTGCATGAGGGAGCTGGGTTTTACACAGAACGACTTCATCGTGCGTGTCTCCGACCGCGAAGCCTGGATCAGGTTTGCCGCGGAACACGGCGTTCAGGAACAGGACATTCCCGCCTTCCTGGGCATTGTGGACAAATTTGAACGTGACCGCCCGGAAGAATGCCAGCGCAAGCTGGACGCCTTCAACATCAGCCGCGGAGACCTGGTGGCCTTCATTGAGAACCCGCCCGCCGGAGCCTCCGAACGCTACGACCTCCTGCTGAAAGACCTGGAAGCCCGCGGACTGGACGGCTATGTGAAGCTGGACCTCTCCGTGGTGCGCGGTCTGGCCTATTACACGGGGCTGGTTTTTGAAATCTTTGATACGAAGCGCAGCCTGCGCGCCGTAGCCGGAGGCGGCCGCTACGACACGTTGGTGGGCGCCCTCTCCAACAACGCGGTAGGCATGCCCGCCACCGGATTTGCCATGGGAGACGCCGTCATCACCCACCTCATTGACCAGACCCCGCATGCCAAGGCGCTGAAAGACGCCGCCCTGGCCGCAGCGGGCTGCGACGTTTTCCTGGTGCAGGCTTCCGAAAACCGCCGTGCGGAAGTGCTCTCCATCGCCTCCGCACTCCGGGACCAGGGTTACAGCGTGGACCTTCCCCTTACCCTCACCAAGGTCAACGGCCAATTGCAGAAAGCCGCCAAATCCGGCGCGCGCGCGGCCCTGATTGTGGGGGACGACTTCCCTTCCCTGGAACTGCGCGACCTGGGCGCGCGCGCCTCATCCTCCGTCGCTATGGACGACCTGTTTGACGCTCTGGCCTCCATGACGGGCCGCGACTGA
- the hypB gene encoding hydrogenase nickel incorporation protein HypB, giving the protein MDVHVPVLDANDRLAERNRGFFAAKNLLVINVFSSPGSGKTSLLQKTAEMLRNRVRMGVIVGDLATDNDAERLSRADIPVVQITTGTMCHLDARMIAEAMKKMPLDELDVLVIENVGNLVCPASYDLGEGMRVVLLSVTEGEDKPLKYPPMFHSADVALVTKSDLADAVDFDRDAALAALNKVAHHAHVVELSSKTGEGMDAWCEEIVERARRVREGRIQNHGHHHH; this is encoded by the coding sequence ATGGACGTCCATGTTCCCGTGCTGGATGCCAATGACCGGCTGGCGGAGCGGAACAGAGGTTTTTTTGCGGCAAAGAACCTGCTGGTCATCAATGTTTTTTCTTCTCCGGGCTCCGGGAAAACCTCCCTGCTGCAAAAGACGGCGGAGATGCTCCGTAACCGTGTGCGCATGGGGGTGATCGTGGGTGATCTGGCTACGGATAATGATGCGGAACGCCTGAGCCGTGCGGATATTCCCGTGGTGCAGATTACCACGGGCACTATGTGTCATCTGGACGCCCGCATGATTGCGGAGGCCATGAAGAAGATGCCCCTGGATGAACTGGACGTGCTGGTGATTGAGAATGTGGGTAACCTGGTATGCCCGGCTTCCTATGACCTGGGGGAAGGCATGCGCGTGGTTTTGCTTTCCGTGACGGAAGGGGAGGACAAGCCGCTGAAGTACCCGCCCATGTTCCATTCCGCGGATGTGGCCCTGGTGACCAAGTCAGATCTGGCAGATGCCGTGGATTTTGACCGTGATGCCGCTCTGGCGGCCCTGAACAAGGTAGCCCATCATGCGCACGTTGTAGAGTTATCTTCCAAGACCGGAGAAGGCATGGACGCCTGGTGTGAGGAGATTGTGGAACGCGCGCGCCGCGTCCGGGAAGGCAGGATTCAGAATCATGGCCACCACCACCATTGA
- the hypF gene encoding carbamoyltransferase HypF produces MATTTIEQAAAALKFEIAGMVQGVGFRPHVYRLASQLGLKGFVRNTESGVDIHVEGKPGVPERFLAALMKSLPEHARVYGVERTVCEPAGFEEFRIVESDSSPRGVPMMLPDLAPCPECLKEMRDPSSRRYHYPFTNCTHCGPRYSIIEKLPYDRAGTSMKKFRMCPECLKEYGDVEDRRFHAQPIACPSCGPSMKVLFSDGAELGFGHGFDTPAEQVAWVLADGLIVALLGVGGFQLLADASSEAAVRRLRRLKGRDAKPFAVMVPDVAAAEKLCRLSEEEKRLLVSPAAPIVLAPGRKEVDLAPSVCMFSRFVGVMLPSSPVHALLMDVWEKPLVVTSGNLSGEPLCISVEEGLQKLGHVADVFFVHDRPVVRPVDDSVVRVADGKAMVVRRARGYAPRPVWRTSPEAPHVLALGSGLKNTVCWLKDGVAVMSQHLGDLDSAASLNAFERTVETLSHTLGGVPQVIAVDAHPDGPSFALGRRLAREWNVELVPVQHHHAHVLACAAENETPFPALGAAWDGTGFGTDGTVWGGEFFVMEEAGGPRRVARLRPFLLPGGDEAVREPARCACSLARQMAPWRTDGLDRRLEGGMTRQKREALEAMMGRNIHAPATSSMGRLFDAMAFWCGFDGVAGCEGHAAMLLESWAAAAVTEEIQGDPYEWIMHEDGGLLELDWRPLLKAVDDDLLNGVSRGCIARKFHESLVNLAFDVAEHFCLDRLVLGGGCFQNAFLLEGLAGMAQSRKCRLSLPQRVPCNDGGISLGQAAAVVRQWKG; encoded by the coding sequence ATGGCCACCACCACCATTGAACAGGCCGCTGCGGCATTGAAGTTTGAGATAGCCGGCATGGTCCAGGGGGTCGGTTTCCGGCCCCATGTGTACCGTTTGGCATCGCAGCTGGGGCTGAAGGGGTTTGTCCGCAATACGGAGTCCGGCGTGGATATCCATGTGGAGGGGAAGCCCGGCGTTCCGGAACGTTTTCTTGCCGCTCTGATGAAGAGCCTCCCGGAGCATGCCCGTGTGTACGGCGTGGAACGGACCGTGTGCGAGCCTGCCGGGTTTGAAGAGTTCCGCATCGTGGAGAGCGATTCCTCCCCCCGCGGCGTTCCGATGATGCTGCCGGACCTGGCCCCGTGTCCGGAGTGCCTGAAGGAGATGCGCGACCCTTCTTCCCGGAGGTATCATTATCCCTTTACCAATTGCACGCATTGCGGCCCCCGTTATTCCATCATTGAGAAGCTGCCGTATGACCGTGCGGGCACCAGCATGAAGAAGTTCCGGATGTGCCCGGAGTGCCTGAAGGAGTACGGGGATGTGGAGGACAGGCGTTTCCATGCCCAGCCTATTGCGTGCCCGTCCTGCGGCCCCTCCATGAAGGTGCTGTTTTCGGATGGCGCAGAGTTGGGCTTCGGCCACGGGTTTGATACTCCTGCGGAGCAGGTGGCGTGGGTGCTGGCGGACGGGCTGATTGTTGCCCTGCTGGGCGTGGGCGGATTCCAGCTTCTGGCGGACGCTTCTTCGGAAGCCGCCGTCCGGCGTCTCCGGCGGCTGAAGGGGCGTGACGCCAAGCCCTTTGCCGTGATGGTGCCGGATGTGGCCGCGGCGGAAAAGCTGTGCCGCTTGTCGGAGGAGGAAAAACGCCTGCTGGTTTCTCCGGCGGCCCCCATTGTGCTGGCGCCTGGAAGGAAGGAGGTGGATTTGGCTCCCTCCGTGTGCATGTTCAGCCGTTTTGTGGGGGTGATGCTTCCGTCCTCCCCCGTGCATGCCCTGCTGATGGATGTGTGGGAGAAGCCGCTGGTGGTGACCAGCGGGAACCTGAGCGGAGAGCCCCTGTGCATTTCCGTGGAGGAGGGTTTGCAGAAGCTGGGCCATGTGGCGGATGTTTTTTTTGTGCACGACCGTCCGGTCGTGCGTCCCGTGGATGATTCCGTGGTCCGCGTGGCGGATGGAAAAGCCATGGTGGTGCGCCGTGCCCGCGGGTACGCTCCCCGGCCTGTATGGCGCACGTCTCCGGAGGCTCCGCATGTGCTCGCGCTGGGTTCCGGGCTGAAGAATACCGTTTGCTGGCTGAAGGACGGCGTGGCCGTTATGAGCCAGCATCTGGGGGATCTGGACAGCGCGGCTTCCCTGAACGCCTTTGAACGGACGGTGGAGACCCTGAGCCATACGCTGGGTGGAGTGCCGCAGGTGATTGCCGTGGATGCCCACCCGGACGGCCCTTCTTTCGCCCTGGGCAGGCGGCTGGCCAGGGAATGGAATGTGGAATTGGTTCCCGTGCAGCACCACCATGCCCATGTACTGGCCTGCGCCGCGGAGAATGAGACTCCGTTTCCCGCTTTAGGCGCGGCTTGGGACGGGACGGGCTTCGGCACGGACGGAACGGTATGGGGCGGAGAGTTTTTTGTCATGGAGGAGGCGGGAGGACCCCGGAGGGTGGCGCGGCTCAGGCCGTTTCTGCTGCCCGGCGGGGATGAAGCGGTGCGGGAGCCTGCCCGGTGCGCCTGTTCCCTGGCGCGGCAGATGGCCCCCTGGAGGACGGATGGGCTTGACCGTCGTCTGGAGGGCGGAATGACCCGGCAGAAGCGGGAGGCGCTGGAGGCCATGATGGGCCGGAATATTCACGCTCCGGCCACTTCTTCCATGGGGCGCCTGTTTGACGCCATGGCCTTCTGGTGCGGCTTTGACGGCGTGGCGGGGTGTGAAGGACATGCCGCCATGTTGCTGGAGTCATGGGCCGCGGCGGCTGTCACGGAAGAGATTCAGGGAGATCCGTATGAATGGATCATGCATGAGGATGGCGGGCTGCTGGAACTGGACTGGCGCCCGTTGCTGAAAGCCGTGGATGATGACCTGCTGAACGGCGTTTCCCGCGGCTGCATCGCCCGGAAGTTTCATGAAAGCCTGGTGAACCTGGCCTTTGACGTGGCGGAGCATTTCTGCCTGGACCGTCTGGTGCTGGGCGGAGGATGTTTCCAGAATGCCTTTTTGCTTGAAGGCCTGGCGGGAATGGCCCAGTCTAGAAAGTGCCGATTGTCCCTGCCGCAGCGCGTTCCCTGCAATGACGGGGGAATCTCCCTGGGGCAGGCGGCGGCGGTCGTGCGCCAATGGAAAGGATAA
- a CDS encoding HypC/HybG/HupF family hydrogenase formation chaperone → MCLAVPGKIVSVNETDPLFRLGVVDFGGVTREVNLACVPEAALGDYVIVHVGMALSVLDEETALQTRREMREIVENTDPV, encoded by the coding sequence ATGTGTCTGGCTGTTCCCGGAAAGATTGTGAGCGTTAATGAAACGGACCCCCTGTTCAGGCTGGGCGTGGTGGACTTCGGCGGCGTGACCCGTGAGGTGAACCTGGCGTGTGTGCCGGAGGCCGCCCTGGGAGATTACGTCATCGTGCATGTGGGCATGGCCCTGAGCGTGCTGGATGAGGAGACCGCGCTGCAAACCCGGAGGGAAATGCGGGAGATTGTGGAGAATACCGATCCCGTGTAA
- the hypD gene encoding hydrogenase formation protein HypD, producing MQEEVQRLLEELRHAVTRPWAVMEVCGGQTHAIASLGLEELLPPELRLIHGPGCPVCVTAVDLIDQAVELSLRPGVALCSYGDMMRVPGSGGDLFSAKARGGDVRLMYSPLEAVALAGSHPGLEVVFFAVGFETTAPATALAMQQARALGYANFSVLCAHVQVPPALEWLMDQDEGRPDAFLAPGHVCAITGEGDYGRLAARYRVPMAVTGFEAPDLLRGILMCVRQLEAGECAVQNAYARYVKPEGNKTARKRMEEVFEPEDRHWRGLGLIPSGGMKVRRAWEGMDAALRFRCRRGVHGADEASGCLAGQVLRGLIRPEECPFFGASCTPLAPLGAPMVSGEGACAAYYRYKRS from the coding sequence ATGCAGGAGGAAGTTCAGCGGTTGCTTGAAGAGCTGCGCCATGCCGTGACGCGCCCGTGGGCGGTGATGGAGGTGTGCGGCGGCCAGACGCACGCCATCGCGTCCCTGGGGCTGGAGGAGCTTCTTCCTCCGGAATTGCGCCTGATTCACGGTCCCGGCTGCCCGGTTTGCGTTACCGCCGTGGATCTGATTGACCAGGCCGTGGAGCTGAGCCTGAGGCCCGGCGTGGCCTTGTGCAGTTACGGGGATATGATGAGGGTGCCGGGTTCCGGCGGTGACCTGTTTTCCGCCAAGGCGCGGGGAGGGGATGTGCGGCTGATGTATTCTCCGCTGGAGGCCGTAGCCCTGGCCGGGAGCCATCCTGGGCTGGAAGTGGTGTTTTTCGCCGTTGGGTTTGAGACCACGGCTCCGGCTACAGCCCTGGCCATGCAGCAGGCCCGCGCGCTGGGGTATGCCAATTTTTCCGTGCTCTGCGCCCATGTGCAGGTTCCTCCGGCGCTGGAATGGCTGATGGACCAGGATGAGGGGAGGCCGGACGCCTTTCTGGCTCCCGGCCATGTCTGCGCCATTACGGGGGAGGGGGATTATGGCCGTCTGGCCGCCCGTTACCGGGTGCCGATGGCGGTGACGGGGTTTGAAGCGCCGGATTTGCTCCGCGGCATCCTGATGTGCGTCCGCCAGCTGGAGGCCGGGGAGTGTGCCGTGCAGAATGCCTATGCGCGCTATGTAAAGCCGGAGGGGAACAAGACGGCGCGGAAAAGGATGGAGGAAGTTTTTGAACCGGAAGACCGCCACTGGCGCGGTCTGGGGCTGATTCCCTCCGGCGGTATGAAGGTGCGCCGGGCGTGGGAGGGGATGGACGCCGCCTTGCGTTTCCGGTGCCGGAGAGGCGTCCATGGCGCGGATGAAGCTTCCGGCTGCCTGGCCGGCCAGGTGTTGCGGGGGCTTATCCGTCCGGAGGAATGCCCCTTTTTCGGCGCCTCCTGCACACCGCTGGCTCCGCTGGGCGCGCCCATGGTGTCCGGGGAAGGGGCCTGCGCGGCCTATTACCGTTATAAAAGAAGTTGA
- the hypE gene encoding hydrogenase expression/formation protein HypE has protein sequence MFECPVPEPVSDRIQMAHGGGGRLMNDLIRSVFLEAFGSPAGGVQNDAAVLDFPPGRLAMTTDSFVVEPLEFPGGTIGSLAVHGTVNDLSMSGADPLYLTAGFILEEGLPLEVLACVVQDMAAAARAAGVRIVTGDTKVVERGRGDGIYINTAGVGVVRHGLEISPSSVRPGDSVLLSGDLGRHGMTIMSLRAGLSFGDGLASDSAALHESVAALVRAGIPVHCLRDVTRGGLTATLSEIAESSGLTVRLNETSIPVREDVRAACGLLGLDPLQVACEGRYLAILPREYEEEALRLMRGCAVSAGTCSIGRVEEFRTAPLLMTGRLGVERVLGMPSGMQLPRIC, from the coding sequence ATGTTTGAATGTCCTGTTCCTGAACCTGTTTCCGACCGTATCCAGATGGCCCACGGCGGCGGCGGGCGGCTGATGAATGACCTGATCCGCTCCGTGTTCCTGGAGGCCTTTGGCTCCCCGGCGGGGGGCGTGCAGAATGACGCCGCCGTGCTGGATTTTCCGCCGGGGCGGCTGGCGATGACGACGGACAGCTTTGTGGTGGAGCCTCTGGAGTTTCCGGGGGGAACGATCGGTTCCCTGGCCGTACACGGCACGGTGAATGATCTCTCCATGAGCGGGGCGGACCCCCTGTACCTGACGGCAGGCTTTATTCTGGAAGAGGGCCTTCCGTTAGAGGTGCTGGCCTGCGTGGTGCAGGACATGGCCGCGGCGGCGCGCGCGGCCGGCGTCCGCATTGTGACGGGGGATACGAAGGTGGTGGAACGCGGCAGGGGCGACGGCATTTACATTAATACGGCCGGAGTGGGCGTGGTCCGCCATGGGCTGGAGATCAGCCCTTCTTCCGTGCGCCCGGGAGATTCCGTCCTCCTGAGCGGGGACCTGGGCAGGCATGGCATGACGATTATGAGCCTGCGGGCGGGATTGTCCTTCGGGGATGGCCTGGCGAGCGATTCCGCCGCGCTGCATGAATCCGTGGCGGCTCTCGTCCGGGCGGGGATTCCCGTGCATTGCCTGCGTGACGTAACCCGTGGCGGCCTGACCGCCACCCTTTCAGAAATTGCGGAGTCCTCCGGCCTGACGGTGCGGCTGAATGAAACGTCCATTCCTGTGCGGGAGGATGTTCGCGCGGCCTGCGGCCTGCTGGGGCTGGATCCCCTCCAGGTGGCCTGTGAAGGCCGTTATCTGGCTATTCTGCCCCGGGAATATGAGGAAGAGGCCCTGCGCCTGATGCGCGGCTGCGCCGTCTCCGCCGGGACATGTTCCATAGGGCGTGTGGAAGAATTTAGAACGGCCCCTCTCCTGATGACGGGGCGTCTGGGCGTGGAGCGGGTGCTGGGCATGCCTTCCGGGATGCAGCTTCCGCGCATCTGCTGA
- a CDS encoding tetratricopeptide repeat protein gives MKLIDCYRYAAMLYASACCTASPLYGPLETGLQESQLLNSLKSCKSLEGPGTEAYLSRTGLNGAYKTKKPIGGLFFSLHFEYNKDGGLRAVSFYSNTKAGKDEYDTRLKSLYKRMLNGLTGLYGPPMNLPDWIEKDSLPTDRVLYMHMWRIQPGCFLMAGLANTGATGYMPVFRISPPAGMPAKSKKDRDKLKSEWAAMPEFYEFTKAERFLANAVFAMSHKKYPDALQLFQKAADLGSPNGYWGLAHLYRLGPAGVEKNPSLADEYTRKAALMGFARAAMKIGKTWEQFCKKQDFSEAEAKEWHGRNLRAARAGYASEQYNLGIIYQHGFGVEKNLSTAREWLEKAASQDHSQAKAALKTLPEGGTAEPS, from the coding sequence ATGAAATTGATAGATTGCTACCGCTATGCGGCCATGCTTTATGCATCCGCCTGTTGTACTGCGTCACCGCTGTACGGCCCTCTGGAAACAGGATTGCAGGAATCCCAGCTTTTAAACTCCCTGAAATCCTGCAAATCCCTGGAAGGACCTGGAACGGAGGCCTACCTGAGCCGCACCGGGCTGAACGGCGCGTACAAGACGAAAAAGCCCATCGGCGGCCTCTTCTTTTCCCTTCATTTTGAATATAACAAGGACGGAGGGCTGAGGGCCGTTTCCTTTTATTCCAACACCAAAGCAGGCAAAGATGAGTACGATACGCGCCTGAAATCCCTGTACAAGCGCATGCTGAACGGCCTGACGGGCCTTTACGGGCCGCCCATGAACCTGCCGGACTGGATAGAAAAGGATTCACTGCCCACGGACCGCGTGCTGTACATGCACATGTGGCGCATCCAGCCCGGCTGCTTCCTGATGGCCGGACTGGCCAATACGGGAGCCACCGGCTACATGCCCGTTTTCCGGATATCCCCGCCTGCCGGAATGCCTGCCAAGTCCAAGAAAGACAGGGACAAGCTCAAATCCGAGTGGGCCGCCATGCCCGAATTCTACGAGTTCACGAAGGCGGAACGCTTCCTTGCCAACGCGGTGTTCGCCATGTCCCACAAAAAATATCCGGACGCCCTCCAGCTTTTCCAAAAGGCCGCAGACCTGGGCAGCCCCAACGGCTACTGGGGGCTGGCCCACCTGTACCGCCTGGGCCCGGCCGGCGTGGAAAAGAATCCCAGCCTGGCAGATGAATATACCAGAAAAGCGGCTCTGATGGGTTTTGCCCGCGCTGCCATGAAAATCGGAAAAACATGGGAGCAATTCTGCAAAAAACAGGATTTCAGCGAGGCGGAGGCCAAGGAATGGCACGGCAGGAACCTTCGCGCCGCCAGAGCCGGCTACGCCTCCGAGCAATATAATCTGGGCATCATTTACCAGCACGGCTTCGGCGTGGAAAAAAACCTGTCTACCGCCAGGGAATGGCTGGAAAAAGCGGCCTCCCAGGACCACTCCCAGGCAAAAGCGGCGTTAAAAACGCTTCCGGAAGGCGGAACCGCCGAACCTTCCTGA